A genomic window from Candidatus Bathyarchaeota archaeon includes:
- a CDS encoding V-type ATP synthase subunit B yields the protein MKNFAKSGRTFRTINEISGPLVFIESVTGVGYGELVEVTALNGENRTGQVIDVSENITVVQVFEGTSDLDMKNTTARFTGEPIKLAVSMDMLGRIFTGGGKPIDGGPDVVPELYLDVHGYPINPYSRLYPTDFIQTGISAIDGMNPLVLGQKLPVFSGSGLPHKILASQIVKQAKVKGKEEDFNIVFAAMGITSEEAKFFKEDFMKMGVLGRVVMFVNLAEDPIIERILSPRLALTAAEYLAFEKDMNILTILVDMTNYCEALREISASRMEIPGRRGYPGYMYTDLSSLYERAGRIKEKNGSITLIPILTMPDDDITHPIPDLTGYITEGQIILDRSLHKMGLYPPINPLPSLSRLMDNAIGKGKTREDHKQLSDQLYYSYAEGKVIRETALVSGEAALTHVEKLYMRFADRFEREFIAQGPEENRDIETTLEFGWEFLSELPESEFSRIDPAIIKKYNPKHKTGDVPN from the coding sequence ATGAAGAACTTCGCAAAGTCTGGTCGCACTTTTAGGACCATAAATGAAATTTCTGGCCCTCTGGTTTTTATTGAATCAGTAACTGGGGTTGGTTATGGCGAACTTGTAGAAGTAACTGCGCTAAACGGTGAAAATAGAACCGGACAAGTTATTGATGTTAGTGAAAACATCACAGTTGTTCAAGTTTTTGAAGGCACCTCTGACCTTGATATGAAGAATACCACGGCAAGGTTTACTGGGGAACCTATTAAATTGGCTGTTTCGATGGATATGTTAGGACGGATTTTTACTGGCGGGGGTAAGCCTATTGATGGTGGACCCGATGTTGTTCCAGAACTTTACTTAGATGTTCATGGCTATCCAATTAACCCGTACTCAAGACTATATCCAACTGATTTTATTCAGACTGGAATTTCAGCAATTGATGGGATGAACCCACTGGTTTTAGGTCAAAAACTTCCAGTGTTTTCTGGTTCTGGATTGCCCCACAAAATCCTTGCATCTCAGATAGTTAAACAAGCAAAAGTAAAAGGAAAGGAAGAGGACTTCAACATAGTTTTTGCAGCCATGGGTATAACTTCAGAAGAAGCAAAATTCTTCAAAGAAGACTTCATGAAAATGGGTGTTCTAGGAAGAGTAGTTATGTTTGTTAATCTGGCCGAAGACCCAATCATAGAACGGATTTTGAGTCCGCGTTTGGCACTTACGGCTGCTGAGTATTTGGCCTTTGAAAAAGACATGAACATCCTTACGATTCTTGTTGATATGACCAATTATTGTGAAGCTTTACGTGAAATTTCTGCTTCGCGCATGGAAATTCCAGGTCGCCGAGGCTATCCAGGATATATGTATACAGATTTGTCCAGCCTTTATGAACGAGCGGGAAGGATTAAAGAAAAAAACGGTTCCATAACTTTGATTCCAATTTTAACAATGCCTGACGACGACATAACCCATCCTATTCCTGACTTGACAGGTTACATTACAGAAGGTCAGATAATCTTAGATCGATCCTTGCACAAAATGGGTTTATATCCCCCAATTAATCCTTTGCCTTCCCTTTCTCGTCTTATGGATAATGCAATTGGAAAAGGCAAAACACGTGAAGACCATAAACAGTTGTCTGACCAGTTGTATTATTCGTATGCAGAAGGAAAAGTAATCAGAGAAACAGCATTGGTTTCGGGAGAAGCTGCGTTAACTCACGTTGAAAAATTATACATGCGCTTTGCAGACCGATTTGAACGTGAATTCATTGCTCAGGGACCTGAAGAAAACCGTGACATAGAGACAACCCTTGAGTTTGGTTGGGAATTTTTGTCTGAACTTCCTGAATCTGAATTTTCAAGGATAGACCCTGCTATAATCAAAAAGTATAATCCTAAGCATAAAACAGGGGATGTGCCCAATTAG
- a CDS encoding acyltransferase family protein — MIDEFWAVSAFGLCLNIVISDPENNEVANDFAIPVDLIRCCGIIMVLLLHAANEYYTTILLSPLESGFYWWTSTVYKSLTLPCVPLFVMLSGALLLQPSKLNEPIRVFFKKRFNRLGAAFVFWSFVYLAWAFFTSSTPVTFYNFVEGTLFSFFSGSYYHFWFIYIIVGLYLITPILRAIVQCDSQKIIKYLVTLWFIGVALVPVVQLVTGYALNEGLFVMGGTIGYFVLGIYLQRVKVRSSFLYGLFFASVFFTIICTWLMRFHFYSIGQKYFFFDYLSVNVILASVTLFMILCKFPPDWPGGKHPVIRRVTHAISQNTLSIYLFHLIIMETLQRGYLGFQLSLTTINPVIGVPIITTFTLFITLGLILIMKKIPILKTLIG; from the coding sequence ATGATTGATGAGTTTTGGGCGGTATCTGCCTTCGGATTGTGTCTAAATATCGTAATCTCTGACCCTGAAAATAATGAAGTAGCAAATGATTTTGCCATTCCCGTAGACCTTATTCGATGCTGCGGTATCATAATGGTTTTGTTGCTTCACGCTGCAAACGAATACTACACAACCATCTTGCTCAGTCCCCTTGAATCAGGTTTTTACTGGTGGACTTCTACCGTTTATAAGTCTTTGACTTTGCCTTGTGTTCCCTTATTTGTTATGCTTAGTGGAGCTTTGCTCCTTCAGCCTTCAAAACTTAACGAACCTATTCGGGTCTTTTTCAAAAAACGCTTCAACCGACTCGGTGCTGCCTTTGTTTTCTGGAGTTTTGTTTATCTGGCATGGGCTTTCTTTACTTCTAGTACCCCTGTTACTTTTTACAACTTTGTTGAAGGCACCCTTTTCAGTTTCTTTTCAGGCTCTTATTACCATTTCTGGTTCATTTACATCATAGTAGGTCTTTATTTGATTACCCCGATTTTGCGTGCAATAGTCCAATGTGATTCCCAAAAAATTATCAAATATCTCGTAACTTTATGGTTTATTGGCGTAGCATTGGTTCCCGTTGTCCAGTTGGTTACTGGATATGCTCTAAATGAAGGGCTATTTGTTATGGGTGGCACAATTGGTTACTTTGTCTTAGGTATATACTTGCAGCGGGTGAAAGTTCGATCATCATTTTTGTATGGGCTGTTTTTTGCAAGTGTATTTTTTACCATTATTTGTACCTGGCTTATGCGTTTTCATTTCTATTCTATTGGTCAAAAGTATTTCTTTTTTGATTATTTGTCTGTCAATGTGATTTTGGCTTCTGTTACTTTGTTCATGATATTATGTAAATTCCCTCCTGATTGGCCAGGTGGGAAGCATCCTGTTATTCGTCGTGTTACTCATGCCATAAGCCAGAACACTTTGTCCATCTATCTGTTTCATCTAATAATTATGGAAACCCTTCAACGAGGATATCTAGGATTCCAACTAAGTTTAACAACAATAAACCCTGTTATTGGGGTTCCAATTATCACTACATTTACGTTGTTTATTACCCTTGGATTAATTCTTATTATGAAAAAAATACCTATACTAAAAACATTAATCGGCTAA
- a CDS encoding V-type ATPase subunit, which translates to MSAWKYKQLMPKLIVYKLNLMDTKRITGLVGSSLFQISFVLQNSPYKPEVVEVNTKELTSISLEAALQKNFIKTCENLMTLSPKGIRSLISGLLLKFEANCVKTLLRAKEAKLSVEESMNYVVPVGNLDELTCRKILENSENIEDVIEFLSDFEYGLLLEKEFEVYLKTKLFYVLEVALDRYVYCNLWNQARKLWGLDKKIAKTVIGLEVDALNIKTVFRCKKMGLSHQQIQQYLIPVSSVLGEKELNEAITASGNQSTIESLIKSAKYALSRDHQYIFAELQDLDLTSLTTLETFLDRGLLETNLRMLKRHTAYFNIGLLLAYLNLKWFEIKNLRSIIRASEAGILSEKVKKLLILPR; encoded by the coding sequence GTGTCTGCGTGGAAATATAAACAGTTAATGCCTAAGCTTATAGTTTACAAGCTTAACCTCATGGACACAAAACGAATAACAGGATTAGTTGGTTCAAGTCTTTTTCAAATCTCTTTCGTACTACAGAATAGCCCATATAAACCAGAAGTTGTTGAGGTTAACACAAAAGAGCTAACTTCCATTTCTTTGGAGGCTGCTCTTCAAAAAAATTTTATTAAAACCTGTGAAAACCTCATGACTTTGTCGCCTAAAGGAATTCGTTCCCTGATTTCTGGGTTGTTACTAAAGTTTGAGGCAAACTGTGTGAAAACTTTACTCCGAGCTAAAGAAGCTAAACTTTCTGTAGAAGAATCAATGAATTACGTTGTTCCTGTTGGAAACTTGGATGAGTTAACTTGTAGAAAAATTTTAGAAAACTCTGAAAACATTGAAGATGTTATTGAGTTTCTTTCAGATTTTGAGTATGGACTGTTACTGGAAAAAGAGTTTGAAGTTTACCTGAAAACTAAATTGTTTTATGTTTTGGAAGTTGCCCTTGACCGTTATGTTTATTGTAATCTTTGGAATCAGGCAAGAAAACTTTGGGGTTTGGATAAAAAGATTGCTAAAACAGTTATCGGATTAGAAGTGGATGCCCTCAACATCAAAACCGTTTTTCGGTGCAAGAAAATGGGTCTCAGTCATCAACAGATACAACAGTACCTTATTCCTGTGTCATCAGTGTTAGGTGAAAAAGAGCTAAACGAAGCAATAACTGCTTCAGGTAACCAATCCACAATTGAATCTTTGATTAAGTCAGCTAAATATGCCTTATCACGAGACCATCAATACATTTTTGCTGAACTGCAAGACTTAGACTTGACCTCACTGACAACCCTTGAGACTTTCCTTGATCGAGGGTTACTAGAAACTAATTTACGAATGCTAAAAAGACATACCGCATATTTTAATATCGGTTTACTGTTGGCTTACTTGAACCTGAAATGGTTTGAAATAAAAAATCTAAGAAGCATCATCCGTGCTTCAGAAGCAGGTATCCTTTCGGAAAAAGTGAAAAAATTATTAATTCTTCCAAGATAA
- a CDS encoding V-type ATP synthase subunit D, whose protein sequence is MSAELTNVHPTRLELLRLKHRKSMADGIVDILKKEIDALTLTLLELLKKYSPLREKMYITLNEAYNFFVESQMVSGSKKVDEASLVTQPVDYYIFEETTTGVLGLQFPVFQLEQNQIIGPRFNPLDTPASLDNSSSKINDALHDVVKLAEIMECIKTLLDVIARKKRQMNRLQFKIIPELDATIRYIELILEETERQDAIRVRVLQRKRKERSMKRA, encoded by the coding sequence ATGTCTGCTGAACTTACTAATGTTCATCCGACTCGTTTAGAACTCTTACGACTGAAACATCGAAAGTCGATGGCTGACGGAATTGTTGATATATTAAAAAAAGAAATTGATGCGTTGACCCTTACACTTCTTGAACTTTTGAAGAAATATTCACCTTTGCGGGAAAAAATGTATATTACATTAAATGAAGCTTACAATTTTTTTGTTGAATCTCAGATGGTTTCGGGTTCGAAAAAAGTTGACGAAGCCTCACTTGTTACTCAACCTGTTGATTATTACATTTTTGAAGAAACAACAACAGGAGTTCTAGGGCTGCAGTTTCCAGTTTTTCAACTAGAACAAAACCAAATCATCGGTCCTCGTTTCAATCCTTTGGACACTCCAGCTAGTTTAGACAATTCTTCTTCAAAAATTAATGATGCACTCCATGACGTAGTTAAACTTGCAGAGATAATGGAATGTATTAAAACCCTTCTTGATGTAATTGCCAGAAAGAAGCGGCAAATGAATCGGCTTCAGTTTAAGATTATACCTGAACTGGATGCAACGATTCGTTATATTGAGTTGATTCTGGAAGAAACTGAACGCCAAGATGCCATCAGAGTTAGAGTTCTCCAAAGAAAACGAAAAGAGCGGTCTATGAAACGTGCTTGA
- a CDS encoding winged helix-turn-helix transcriptional regulator yields MTSFEEETYSSIFTSLNHSVRRKILKMLAEEPRSFSDMFESLGISSSHFNYHLDNLGELVSKTEDGKYKLSFLGEAAMAMMSKVEETPHVTHHSSGFLSKNWKYISLLLIIGFAFLASANYLQYSALAKISEDNQMLLNSNELLWDCYTSMLVSSDDAPPISKTEAIKIGLRGEWNTQNLQGMVVNAKLVIFKFEVKLMQISVLEEPIKRLIPVARMYEVTEKVTSYAPVTDANGTYRYIWEITVRPAQEYLDRNFSSAPSAIYHVDANDGQSYQGLYELLYIDGDD; encoded by the coding sequence ATGACAAGTTTTGAAGAAGAAACTTATTCGAGTATTTTCACTTCTTTGAATCATTCGGTTCGCAGAAAAATTCTGAAAATGTTAGCAGAAGAACCGAGAAGTTTTTCGGACATGTTTGAATCCCTTGGAATTTCTAGCTCCCATTTTAACTATCACTTGGACAACCTTGGAGAACTAGTTTCAAAAACAGAGGATGGAAAATACAAACTCTCATTTTTGGGAGAAGCCGCAATGGCAATGATGTCAAAAGTCGAAGAAACACCACATGTAACACATCATTCTTCAGGATTTTTGTCCAAAAACTGGAAATATATCAGTTTATTGTTAATAATTGGATTTGCTTTTTTGGCAAGCGCAAATTATCTTCAATATTCAGCATTAGCAAAAATATCTGAAGATAACCAAATGCTACTGAATTCAAATGAATTATTATGGGACTGTTACACGTCAATGCTGGTTTCTTCAGACGACGCTCCGCCAATATCAAAAACTGAAGCCATAAAAATTGGTCTTAGAGGAGAGTGGAACACACAAAACCTTCAAGGAATGGTCGTCAACGCAAAGTTAGTGATTTTCAAGTTTGAAGTAAAATTAATGCAGATTTCAGTGCTAGAAGAACCAATTAAGAGATTAATTCCAGTTGCAAGAATGTATGAAGTAACAGAAAAAGTAACAAGTTACGCTCCAGTTACCGATGCAAACGGAACTTACAGATATATTTGGGAAATTACGGTTAGACCAGCCCAAGAATATTTAGACAGAAACTTTTCCAGTGCTCCTTCAGCGATTTATCATGTTGATGCAAATGATGGACAAAGCTATCAAGGTCTTTATGAGTTGTTATACATAGATGGCGATGATTAA